Proteins found in one Rhodospirillales bacterium genomic segment:
- the gabD gene encoding NADP-dependent succinate-semialdehyde dehydrogenase yields the protein MVVSDTDLMRQQCYVDGAWIDADSGGAIDVDNPADGQVIGSVPDMGAAETRRAIVAAHRAYPGWRARTAKERSAALRRWYELIMENQEDLARLMTAEQGKPLAEARGEVAYGAAFVEWFAEEAKRVYGDTIPQHQADKRIVVVKEPIGVVASITPWNFPIAMITRKCAPALAVGCTVVAKPATMTPFSALALAVLAERAGIPAGVLNVVTGSASKIGGELTSNPLVRKLTFTGSTEIGKALMQQCAGTMKKVSFELGGNAPFIVFDDADLDAAVAGAIASKYRNTGQTCVCANRFLVQDSVYDAFADRLAAAASGLKVAGGFEDGAEQGPLINMDAVEKVEAHIADALEKGARVVVGGHRHALGGTFFEPTVLADVTPEMQVSREETFGPMAPLYRFRTEEEAIRLANDTEFGLAAYFYGRDIGRVWRVAEGLEYGIVGINTGLISTEVAPFGGMKESGIGREGSKYGIDEFLEVKYLCMGGI from the coding sequence ATGGTCGTCAGTGACACCGACTTGATGCGCCAACAATGCTACGTGGACGGGGCGTGGATAGACGCCGACAGCGGCGGCGCCATCGACGTCGACAACCCGGCTGACGGCCAGGTCATCGGGTCGGTCCCCGACATGGGCGCCGCGGAGACCCGCCGCGCCATCGTCGCCGCCCACCGCGCGTACCCCGGCTGGCGGGCGAGGACCGCCAAGGAGCGAAGCGCCGCGCTCCGCCGCTGGTACGAGCTGATCATGGAGAATCAGGAGGATCTGGCGCGGCTGATGACCGCCGAACAGGGCAAGCCGCTCGCCGAGGCCCGCGGCGAGGTCGCCTATGGTGCGGCGTTCGTGGAGTGGTTCGCGGAGGAGGCGAAGCGGGTCTACGGCGACACCATTCCGCAGCACCAGGCCGACAAGCGCATCGTCGTCGTCAAGGAGCCGATCGGCGTCGTCGCCTCCATCACCCCCTGGAACTTCCCCATCGCGATGATCACCCGCAAGTGCGCGCCGGCTTTGGCGGTCGGCTGCACCGTCGTCGCCAAGCCGGCCACCATGACGCCGTTCTCGGCGCTGGCCCTGGCGGTGCTGGCGGAACGCGCCGGCATCCCCGCCGGCGTCCTCAACGTCGTCACCGGCTCGGCCTCAAAGATCGGCGGCGAGCTGACGTCGAACCCTCTCGTCCGCAAGCTGACCTTCACCGGCTCGACCGAGATCGGCAAGGCGCTGATGCAGCAGTGCGCCGGAACCATGAAGAAGGTCTCGTTCGAACTCGGCGGAAACGCGCCGTTCATCGTATTCGACGACGCCGACCTCGACGCCGCGGTCGCCGGCGCCATCGCCTCCAAGTACCGCAACACCGGCCAGACCTGCGTCTGCGCCAACCGCTTCCTGGTGCAGGACAGCGTCTATGACGCGTTTGCGGACAGGCTTGCCGCAGCGGCGTCCGGCCTGAAGGTCGCCGGCGGGTTCGAAGACGGCGCCGAGCAGGGGCCGCTGATCAACATGGACGCGGTCGAGAAGGTCGAGGCGCACATCGCCGACGCGCTGGAGAAGGGCGCCCGCGTGGTCGTCGGCGGCCACCGCCACGCCCTCGGCGGCACCTTCTTCGAGCCGACGGTGCTCGCCGATGTGACGCCGGAGATGCAGGTGAGCCGCGAGGAGACCTTCGGCCCGATGGCGCCCCTCTACCGCTTCCGCACCGAAGAGGAGGCGATCCGCCTCGCCAACGACACCGAGTTCGGCCTCGCCGCCTATTTCTACGGCCGCGACATCGGCCGCGTCTGGCGGGTGGCCGAGGGGCTCGAATACGGCATCGTCGGCATCAACACCGGCCTGATCTCGACGGAAGTCGCCCCCTTCGGCGGCATGAAGGAATCCGGCATCGGCCGCGAAGGCTCCAAATACGGCATCGACGAATTCCTCGAAGTCAAATACCTCTGCATGGGCGGCATCTGA
- a CDS encoding DUF4743 domain-containing protein, whose product MSFLDRIRACQVFDSAAHLPFIVAGHSVGHVRPAFAERLAGFPDVFEVGGGQVNLRPALASADARTHAVDTVLRRLAGQGVIEGWKEEAYSVTPACGAPILLTIDRSAAPLLGIRACGVHLNGFVRKGGEIHMWIGRRSLDKRIAPGKLDQIVAGGQPAGLGVRENLLKEAEEEASMPAALAAAAIPVGIITYRTERAEGLRNDVLYLYDLELPASFVPVNGDGELVGFELWPLEAVAARVRDTDDFKFNCSLVVIDFLIRHGYIGPDHPDYLSLCTGLRSVGT is encoded by the coding sequence GTGAGCTTCCTCGACCGCATCCGCGCTTGCCAGGTGTTCGATTCCGCGGCGCATCTGCCGTTCATCGTGGCAGGCCACTCAGTCGGCCATGTGCGCCCGGCGTTCGCCGAACGCCTCGCCGGGTTTCCCGATGTCTTCGAGGTCGGCGGTGGGCAGGTGAATCTGCGGCCGGCCCTCGCCTCCGCGGACGCGCGAACCCATGCAGTCGACACCGTGCTGCGCCGTCTGGCAGGGCAGGGCGTGATCGAGGGTTGGAAGGAGGAGGCGTATTCCGTGACGCCGGCGTGCGGCGCGCCGATCCTGCTCACCATCGACCGCTCGGCGGCGCCGCTCCTGGGGATCCGCGCGTGCGGCGTCCACCTCAACGGCTTCGTGCGGAAGGGCGGCGAGATCCACATGTGGATCGGCCGGCGCAGCCTCGACAAACGCATTGCGCCCGGCAAGCTCGACCAGATCGTCGCGGGCGGCCAGCCGGCGGGCCTCGGCGTCCGCGAGAACCTCCTGAAGGAAGCGGAGGAGGAGGCCTCGATGCCGGCGGCACTGGCGGCAGCGGCGATCCCGGTCGGCATCATCACCTACCGCACCGAGCGCGCCGAGGGCCTCCGCAACGACGTCCTCTACCTCTACGATCTGGAACTGCCGGCCTCGTTCGTGCCGGTGAACGGCGACGGCGAACTGGTCGGCTTCGAGCTGTGGCCGCTGGAGGCGGTCGCCGCCCGCGTGCGCGACACCGACGACTTCAAGTTCAACTGCTCGCTGGTGGTCATCGACTTTCTCATCCGCCACGGATACATCGGACCCGACCACCCGGACTACCTCAGCCTCTGCACCGGCCTCCGCTCGGTCGGCACCTAA
- a CDS encoding AAA family ATPase, whose product MKVCRLRIANFRGVKSAIILLPKHAVLIGDNNTGKTALFEALDLVLGPDRLNRQPPIDEHDFFQGSTLPWPLMQVVKRQRTRALTRSRTLPSRRQPVKVARARRRRPRLAYTRRELRSKWPSPT is encoded by the coding sequence ATGAAAGTGTGCCGCTTGCGTATCGCAAATTTTCGCGGGGTGAAGTCTGCGATCATACTGCTCCCAAAGCACGCAGTGCTCATTGGCGACAATAATACTGGAAAGACGGCACTTTTTGAAGCTCTCGACCTCGTGCTGGGGCCTGACCGTCTGAACCGCCAACCCCCTATTGATGAGCACGACTTCTTCCAGGGCAGTACCTTGCCTTGGCCGCTGATGCAGGTGGTGAAGCGGCAGAGGACGAGGGCGCTGACGCGCAGCCGGACGCTGCCCAGCCGGAGGCAGCCGGTGAAGGTGGCGCGGGCGAGGCGGCGGCGGCCGCGGCTGGCGTACACGCGCCGCGAATTGAGATCGAAGTGGCCATCGCCGACCTGA
- a CDS encoding AAA family ATPase, producing MEIEVAIADLTEEQKAKFGDYIEFWNAATDTFYEEANPAGVDAAQITEALRVTFQGWYNSEEDDFEGRTCFTRSLTESDTPVPFSKKDKQVCGFLYLRSLRTGSRALSLERGSLLDIILRLKVVRPQMWEDTITTLADYSVASDPDLGISGVLESINTALKKYVPKEWGIEPHLKVSNLTREHLRKVITAFIATGEGSHAAPFYRQGTGTINMLVLAMLSQIAEDKQNVIFAMEEPETAIPPYAQKRIVHEIRKLASQTIFTSHSPYVLEEFALDETVVLGRDDKGVLAKRAIALPDSVKPKRYRQEFRTRFCEGLLARRILVAQGATEAAAFPVVCRRLSELKPDTYSSLEALGICTIDAGSQNSIPDMAKLYGELGKRVFAICDKQDAANKALIEAQVELLLMHDEKGFEDLVLKNTTEEALKRFAKLVDWPPHLAAKYPDVEASASDALRDYFGWRKANWGIADFLAQCSEAEIPAWLREACIAVKDNCAPAPAAAVGGAPVEPGAGADAAN from the coding sequence ATTGAGATCGAAGTGGCCATCGCCGACCTGACCGAGGAGCAGAAGGCCAAGTTCGGGGACTACATCGAGTTTTGGAATGCTGCGACGGACACCTTCTACGAAGAGGCCAACCCGGCAGGCGTCGATGCGGCGCAAATCACCGAGGCGCTCCGCGTCACCTTTCAGGGCTGGTACAACTCGGAGGAGGACGACTTCGAGGGCAGGACCTGCTTCACCCGAAGCCTCACCGAGAGCGACACCCCGGTTCCGTTCTCCAAGAAGGACAAGCAGGTCTGCGGATTCCTGTACCTGCGCTCTCTGCGTACCGGCTCCCGCGCCCTGAGCCTGGAAAGGGGCAGCTTGCTGGACATCATCCTGCGCCTGAAAGTGGTCAGGCCGCAGATGTGGGAGGACACCATCACCACGCTTGCCGATTACTCGGTTGCCAGCGACCCTGACCTTGGCATCTCAGGCGTGCTGGAGAGCATCAACACGGCATTGAAGAAGTACGTCCCGAAAGAGTGGGGGATCGAGCCTCACCTCAAGGTATCCAATCTCACCCGAGAACACCTGCGGAAGGTCATCACCGCGTTTATTGCCACGGGCGAAGGCAGCCACGCGGCGCCGTTCTATCGGCAGGGCACCGGCACCATCAACATGCTCGTGCTGGCCATGCTGTCCCAGATCGCTGAGGACAAGCAGAACGTCATCTTCGCGATGGAAGAGCCGGAGACCGCCATCCCGCCCTACGCCCAGAAGCGGATCGTCCATGAGATCCGCAAGCTGGCGTCCCAAACCATTTTTACCTCGCATTCGCCCTATGTCCTGGAGGAGTTCGCGCTCGACGAGACCGTCGTGTTGGGGCGGGACGACAAGGGCGTGCTCGCCAAGCGCGCCATTGCCTTGCCCGATAGCGTCAAGCCGAAACGCTATCGTCAGGAGTTCCGCACCCGCTTCTGCGAAGGATTACTCGCGCGTCGCATCCTGGTCGCCCAAGGGGCAACCGAGGCGGCGGCATTTCCGGTAGTGTGCCGTCGGTTGTCGGAACTGAAGCCCGACACCTATTCCTCGCTGGAGGCACTCGGCATCTGCACGATCGATGCCGGCAGCCAGAACAGCATTCCGGATATGGCCAAGCTCTACGGTGAGCTGGGGAAGCGCGTCTTCGCCATATGCGACAAGCAGGACGCGGCGAACAAGGCGCTCATCGAGGCCCAGGTCGAACTGCTGTTGATGCATGACGAGAAGGGCTTCGAGGACCTCGTCCTGAAGAACACGACCGAGGAAGCCCTCAAGCGGTTCGCCAAGCTCGTCGACTGGCCGCCGCACCTCGCGGCAAAGTACCCCGACGTGGAGGCGTCGGCCTCTGACGCACTCAGGGACTACTTCGGCTGGAGGAAGGCCAACTGGGGCATCGCCGACTTCCTCGCCCAATGTAGCGAGGCCGAGATACCTGCCTGGCTTCGTGAGGCATGTATCGCCGTCAAGGACAATTGTGCGCCCGCTCCCGCCGCCGCGGTCGGCGGAGCGCCGGTTGAGCCGGGAGCCGGTGCGGATGCAGCTAACTGA
- the grxC gene encoding glutaredoxin 3 codes for MATVEIYTTPFCPYCYRAKSVLKHKGVAFDEIDVMMAPRKRAEMRERAGGRNTVPQIFIDGRHVGGSDELAELDRDGRLDAMLQSGT; via the coding sequence TTGGCCACAGTCGAGATCTACACCACGCCGTTCTGTCCCTACTGCTACCGCGCCAAGTCGGTCCTGAAGCACAAGGGCGTCGCCTTTGACGAGATCGACGTGATGATGGCGCCACGCAAACGCGCCGAGATGCGCGAGCGCGCCGGCGGCCGCAACACCGTCCCGCAGATCTTCATCGACGGCCGCCACGTCGGCGGCTCCGACGAGTTGGCGGAACTCGACCGGGACGGCCGCCTCGACGCGATGCTGCAGTCCGGAACGTGA
- a CDS encoding carbon-nitrogen hydrolase family protein: MPAEPFVAACVQTSSARDIESNIPAVAVLVREARDAGARLILLPENVSMIEPEPQRLRAKARPEAEHPALAAFQDLARETEAWLLIGSLAITADDGKVANRSLLLDAAGHVVARYDKIHLFDVDLGDGEQYRESATIAPGDRAVTAALPWGRLGMSVCYDLRFPHLYRTLAKAGADFLAVPAAFTRTTGRAHWHVLLRARAIETGCYVFAPAQCGVHAEGRETFGHSLIIDPWGGILADGGDVVGAITATIDPQQVQDARRRIPSLTHDRSYAGPD, translated from the coding sequence ATGCCCGCTGAACCCTTCGTCGCCGCCTGCGTACAAACCAGTTCAGCCCGCGACATCGAGTCCAACATCCCGGCTGTCGCGGTGCTGGTCCGCGAGGCTCGCGACGCGGGCGCCCGGCTCATTCTGCTGCCGGAAAACGTCAGCATGATCGAGCCGGAGCCCCAGCGCCTGCGCGCCAAGGCGCGGCCGGAAGCGGAGCATCCGGCCCTGGCCGCCTTCCAGGATCTGGCGCGAGAGACGGAGGCGTGGCTGCTGATCGGCTCGCTGGCGATCACGGCGGACGACGGCAAGGTCGCCAACCGGTCGCTGCTGCTGGATGCGGCGGGACACGTCGTCGCCCGCTACGACAAGATCCACCTGTTCGACGTGGATCTCGGCGATGGCGAGCAGTACCGGGAATCCGCGACCATCGCGCCGGGCGATCGCGCCGTGACGGCGGCGCTGCCGTGGGGACGGTTGGGGATGAGCGTCTGCTACGACCTTCGCTTTCCGCACCTGTACCGGACTTTGGCCAAGGCCGGCGCCGACTTTCTCGCCGTGCCCGCCGCCTTCACCCGCACCACCGGCCGCGCCCACTGGCACGTTCTGCTGCGGGCGCGCGCCATCGAGACCGGCTGCTACGTGTTCGCGCCGGCCCAGTGCGGCGTCCACGCGGAGGGGCGCGAGACTTTCGGCCACTCGCTGATCATCGACCCGTGGGGCGGGATCCTCGCCGACGGCGGCGATGTCGTCGGGGCGATCACGGCGACGATAGACCCGCAGCAGGTGCAGGACGCCCGCCGCAGAATCCCGTCCCTGACCCACGACCGCTCGTACGCGGGCCCGGACTGA
- the rpsD gene encoding 30S ribosomal protein S4, with protein MTKRVESKYKINRRLGVNLWGRPKSPINKRDYPPGQHGQRRRKPTAYGEQLMAKQKLKGYYGNISERQFRRYYAEAVRRKGDTSENLLGLLERRLDAVVYRMKFVPTVFAARQFVNHKHIKVNGRRVNIPSYLVQDGDVVEVKEGSRETLMVLDAIESSERDVPDYLSVDYNKMSGTFLRAPKLADIPYPVQMEPHLVIEYYSR; from the coding sequence ATGACCAAACGCGTCGAGTCGAAGTACAAGATCAATCGCCGCCTCGGTGTCAACCTGTGGGGCCGGCCGAAGAGCCCGATCAACAAGCGGGACTATCCGCCGGGCCAGCACGGGCAACGCCGCCGCAAGCCGACCGCCTACGGCGAGCAGTTGATGGCCAAGCAGAAGCTCAAGGGCTATTACGGCAACATCAGCGAGCGCCAGTTCCGGCGCTACTACGCGGAGGCGGTTCGCCGCAAGGGCGACACCTCGGAGAACCTGCTCGGCCTCCTCGAGCGCCGCCTCGATGCGGTGGTCTACCGCATGAAGTTCGTGCCGACGGTGTTCGCGGCCCGCCAGTTCGTGAACCACAAGCACATCAAGGTCAACGGCCGCCGGGTCAACATACCGTCATACCTCGTCCAGGACGGCGACGTCGTCGAGGTGAAGGAAGGCTCGCGCGAAACGCTGATGGTCCTGGACGCGATCGAGTCTTCGGAGCGCGACGTGCCGGATTACCTCAGCGTCGACTACAACAAGATGAGCGGGACTTTCCTCCGCGCCCCCAAGCTCGCCGACATTCCCTACCCGGTGCAAATGGAGCCGCACTTGGTGATCGAGTATTACTCCCGCTGA
- a CDS encoding ATP-dependent helicase: MQLTEKQLEIMAAEGHLLVTGGPGSGKTTVSILKAAQIAEQHLRPGQKVLFLSFARATISRVVETIEYEQQIPREQKRRIDVETYHSFFWRILRTHGYLVGLPRRIDILTPPSEAVALSAIRSVYAAVSKLSDAEKAEKAAAEAAERLRLACEDGGICFDLFAPYVGDILHGSERIRRLLATRYPVIILDEFQDTNAEQWRVVQALGEFTTLIALADPEQRIYDWIGADPERLDHFRAAFTPAEVDLSTDNHRSAGTDIGVFGNDILKGQFRQEPYVGVQIYVYPPNTDQAFCGLVTTTYKARKRLVDAGMKEWSLAILVPTKKMTRLVSDALRSPPGGMTEIPHSAVIELEAAILGAEVIALLMQPDTDGTHFERFIALIRNYFHGRGGDKPTKGALNKAANIQKAYGEHIACLATGKALRKNSILVAMLADYGQARELALTGDPEKDWRAMRRLLEDGACPRLIEIAQEVRNIRVLERGTQLRQALSQDWRDNGAYRNALAIIRQAFVQEHFSTNAKPETGVVVMNMHKAKGKQFDEVIIFEGWPVKRKGQPAYNADRIVRFNSRDEIDDQARQNLRVSVTRGKRYTTILTPENDRCVLLPV; this comes from the coding sequence ATGCAGCTAACTGAGAAGCAGCTTGAGATCATGGCGGCCGAAGGCCACCTCCTCGTCACGGGAGGACCGGGCTCCGGCAAGACCACGGTCTCCATTCTCAAGGCCGCGCAGATTGCCGAGCAGCATTTGCGGCCGGGGCAGAAGGTGTTGTTTCTCAGCTTCGCCCGGGCGACCATCTCCCGTGTTGTCGAGACCATCGAGTACGAGCAGCAAATCCCCCGCGAGCAGAAGCGGCGTATCGACGTCGAGACCTACCACTCCTTTTTCTGGCGCATCCTGCGGACGCACGGCTATCTGGTTGGCCTGCCACGGCGGATCGATATTCTGACGCCGCCGAGCGAGGCGGTTGCCCTATCGGCCATCCGCAGCGTATATGCCGCCGTATCGAAGCTGAGCGACGCAGAGAAGGCCGAGAAAGCGGCGGCGGAGGCGGCAGAACGCTTACGACTGGCCTGCGAGGATGGCGGTATCTGCTTCGACCTTTTTGCGCCGTATGTCGGGGACATCCTTCATGGCAGTGAGCGCATCCGCAGGCTGCTGGCCACCAGGTACCCCGTCATCATCCTCGACGAGTTTCAGGATACCAACGCGGAGCAATGGCGTGTCGTCCAGGCGCTCGGAGAGTTCACCACGCTTATTGCGCTCGCCGACCCTGAGCAGCGCATCTACGACTGGATTGGCGCCGATCCGGAGCGCCTCGATCACTTCAGGGCCGCGTTTACGCCAGCCGAAGTGGACCTGAGCACCGACAACCATCGCAGCGCGGGCACTGACATCGGGGTCTTCGGCAATGACATCCTCAAGGGCCAGTTCCGCCAGGAGCCGTATGTGGGCGTGCAGATCTACGTTTATCCGCCCAATACCGATCAGGCGTTCTGCGGGCTTGTAACCACGACGTACAAGGCGCGGAAGCGGCTTGTTGATGCCGGGATGAAGGAATGGTCGCTGGCCATCCTCGTACCGACGAAGAAGATGACCCGCTTGGTATCAGACGCCTTACGGTCGCCGCCGGGCGGGATGACCGAGATTCCGCATTCGGCGGTTATCGAATTGGAAGCCGCGATCCTCGGCGCCGAGGTTATCGCTTTGCTCATGCAGCCGGATACCGACGGCACTCACTTCGAGCGGTTCATCGCCCTGATACGCAACTATTTCCATGGCAGGGGCGGCGACAAACCGACCAAAGGCGCTCTGAACAAGGCTGCCAATATCCAGAAAGCCTACGGCGAACACATTGCCTGCCTCGCCACCGGCAAAGCGCTCCGAAAGAACAGCATCCTGGTCGCCATGCTCGCCGACTATGGTCAGGCGCGAGAACTCGCGCTCACCGGTGATCCGGAAAAGGACTGGCGAGCCATGCGGCGTCTTCTGGAGGATGGCGCCTGCCCACGACTGATAGAGATCGCACAGGAGGTGCGGAACATCCGCGTGCTGGAGCGGGGCACCCAACTCCGTCAGGCGCTCTCTCAAGACTGGCGGGATAACGGTGCCTATCGCAACGCGCTGGCGATTATTCGGCAGGCGTTTGTCCAGGAGCACTTTTCGACTAACGCCAAACCCGAGACCGGTGTCGTTGTGATGAATATGCACAAGGCCAAGGGTAAACAGTTCGACGAAGTGATCATCTTCGAGGGTTGGCCGGTTAAGCGAAAAGGCCAGCCAGCCTACAACGCCGACCGTATCGTGCGCTTCAATTCCCGAGACGAGATCGATGACCAAGCGCGACAGAATCTTCGTGTGAGCGTGACGCGAGGAAAGCGGTACACGACCATTTTGACACCGGAGAACGATCGCTGCGTTCTGCTCCCGGTCTAA
- a CDS encoding HNH endonuclease, translating into MEHLPALVLNADFRPLSYFPLSVWPWQDTIKAVFLERVNVVSEYERAVHSPTRRMRLPSVVSLKTYVPMTRRPAFTRFNVFLRDRFSCQYCGDSLPAENLTFDHVIPRSRGGRTRWTNVVTACGPCNLRKGHRVPKESGLHPLRPAYEPSAFELQENGRSFPPNFLHESWRDFLYWDTELEAS; encoded by the coding sequence ATGGAACACTTGCCAGCTCTTGTTTTGAACGCCGACTTTCGGCCGCTGAGCTACTTTCCGCTGTCCGTGTGGCCGTGGCAGGACACGATCAAGGCGGTGTTCCTGGAGCGCGTCAACGTCGTCTCCGAATACGAGCGCGCCGTTCACTCGCCGACCCGCCGTATGCGCCTGCCGAGCGTCGTCTCGCTGAAGACCTACGTGCCGATGACGCGCCGCCCGGCCTTCACCCGGTTCAACGTGTTCCTGCGCGACCGCTTCAGCTGCCAGTACTGCGGCGACTCCCTGCCGGCGGAGAACCTCACCTTCGACCACGTCATCCCGCGGTCGCGCGGCGGCCGCACCCGGTGGACCAACGTGGTCACCGCGTGCGGGCCGTGCAATCTCCGCAAGGGCCATCGGGTGCCGAAGGAAAGCGGCCTGCATCCGCTGCGCCCCGCCTACGAGCCCTCGGCCTTCGAGTTGCAGGAGAACGGCCGCTCGTTCCCGCCCAACTTCCTCCACGAGAGCTGGCGCGATTTCCTCTACTGGGATACCGAGCTCGAGGCCTCCTGA
- a CDS encoding prolyl oligopeptidase family serine peptidase gives MLATANGARPQRLVILLHGVGADGNDLIGLAPYLRDLLPDAQFIAPNAPEPYDMAPFGYQWFSIADMQPETRLRGAQAAAPILDAFIDERLAAYGLGDDRLLLVGFSQGAMMALHVGLRRPAACAGIISHSGILVGEALLAAELRSKPPVLLTHGALDDVLPVQALPAAEAALKAAGVPVESHVIPGLGHGIDEATLTLARTFITRVVRS, from the coding sequence ATGCTGGCCACCGCGAACGGCGCGCGGCCGCAGCGCCTGGTGATTCTGCTGCACGGCGTCGGCGCCGACGGCAACGACCTGATCGGCCTTGCGCCCTATCTCCGGGACCTGCTGCCCGACGCCCAGTTCATAGCGCCGAACGCCCCGGAGCCGTACGACATGGCCCCCTTCGGCTACCAGTGGTTCAGCATCGCCGACATGCAGCCGGAGACCCGCCTCCGCGGCGCGCAGGCGGCGGCGCCCATCCTCGACGCCTTCATCGACGAGCGCCTCGCCGCCTACGGCCTCGGCGACGACCGCCTGCTTCTGGTCGGCTTCTCCCAGGGCGCCATGATGGCGCTGCACGTGGGCCTCCGCCGCCCGGCCGCCTGCGCCGGCATCATCTCCCACTCCGGCATCCTTGTGGGCGAGGCATTGCTGGCGGCGGAACTCCGCTCGAAGCCGCCCGTCCTTCTCACCCACGGCGCCCTCGACGACGTCCTTCCGGTCCAGGCCCTCCCCGCCGCCGAAGCCGCGCTGAAAGCCGCCGGCGTCCCCGTCGAAAGCCACGTGATACCCGGCCTAGGCCACGGCATCGACGAAGCCACCCTCACCCTGGCCCGCACCTTCATCACCCGCGTCGTGCGGTCGTAG